One stretch of Candidatus Poribacteria bacterium DNA includes these proteins:
- a CDS encoding sulfatase — translation MRRPNILFIMSDDHASHAISSYGSRINQTPNLDRIADGGMILQNCFCVNSICTPSRANILTGKHSHLNGVKTLSDPLDGRIPNVAKMLHADGYQTAMVGKWHLGHGGNADPTGFDYWNVLPGQGLYHDPVMLEPDGEKTHKGYTTDIITDFSLEWLQNRDKERPFFMMCHHKAPHRPWDSDEKHAHMFEDEDVPMPDNFFDDYENRSNAARDAKMRVFGHMSERDLKIDTLGPPPEGLSEEELANWQYQRYIKEYLRCVASIDDNVGRMLDYLDAEGIADDTIVIYTSDQGFFLGDHGWYDKRFMYEESLRMPFLVRYAREIQPGSSCDAMALNIDFAETWLDYAGLPIPEDMQGTSMRPLLNGETPDDWRTSMYYRYWMHLTHHYVPAHYGIRTDRYKLIYYYGEALGTTGSIDEPKEPEWELFDLEKDPNEMCSVYDDPAYADIVTELTAELYRLKAEAGDAE, via the coding sequence TTGCGTAGACCCAATATCCTATTCATCATGTCCGACGACCACGCTTCACACGCTATCAGCAGTTACGGGAGCCGGATTAACCAAACCCCGAATTTGGATCGTATCGCAGACGGCGGTATGATTCTCCAAAACTGTTTCTGCGTCAACTCTATATGCACGCCGAGCCGTGCGAACATTTTGACCGGTAAACACAGCCATCTCAACGGTGTCAAGACGCTATCAGATCCCCTTGACGGTAGGATACCGAACGTCGCGAAGATGCTCCACGCGGACGGCTATCAGACGGCAATGGTAGGCAAATGGCATCTCGGTCACGGCGGTAACGCAGATCCGACAGGTTTCGACTACTGGAACGTCTTACCCGGACAAGGCCTCTATCACGATCCCGTGATGCTCGAACCCGACGGCGAGAAAACCCATAAAGGCTATACCACCGACATCATCACGGATTTCTCATTGGAATGGTTGCAGAATCGGGACAAAGAGCGACCGTTCTTTATGATGTGTCACCACAAAGCCCCCCACCGTCCGTGGGATTCCGATGAGAAGCATGCACACATGTTCGAGGACGAAGATGTTCCGATGCCGGACAACTTCTTCGACGATTACGAGAACCGCTCAAACGCAGCAAGGGATGCGAAAATGCGGGTCTTCGGTCACATGAGCGAAAGAGACCTCAAGATTGATACACTCGGTCCACCACCTGAAGGATTGTCGGAGGAAGAATTAGCAAACTGGCAGTATCAACGGTATATCAAGGAATATCTCCGTTGCGTCGCCTCCATCGACGATAATGTCGGACGGATGCTTGACTATCTCGATGCAGAAGGTATCGCAGACGACACGATCGTCATCTATACCTCCGATCAAGGCTTTTTCTTGGGCGACCACGGCTGGTATGACAAGCGGTTCATGTACGAAGAATCCTTACGGATGCCGTTCCTCGTCCGCTATGCGCGCGAGATTCAACCCGGCAGTTCATGCGACGCAATGGCACTGAACATAGATTTCGCAGAGACTTGGCTCGACTATGCGGGACTCCCTATCCCAGAGGACATGCAGGGAACGAGTATGCGACCACTTCTCAATGGTGAAACACCGGACGATTGGCGAACGTCAATGTATTATCGCTACTGGATGCACCTCACACACCATTATGTTCCCGCACACTACGGGATCCGAACAGATCGCTATAAACTCATCTATTACTACGGCGAGGCACTCGGCACGACGGGTTCTATTGATGAACCGAAAGAACCCGAATGGGAACTCTTCGATCTTGAGAAGGATCCGAACGAAATGTGCAGCGTCTACGACGATCCAGCGTATGCCGACATCGTCACCGAACTGACAGCAGAGTTATACCGACTCAAAGCAGAGGCTGGAGATGCAGAATGA
- a CDS encoding spermidine/putrescine ABC transporter substrate-binding protein yields the protein MRHRYIFCVLILVALFIGNSDGQKKQLNVFTWAGYVSDDIREGFEKEYGVNVLIDTYASNEDLLAKLLAGATGYDIIMPSDYMVSILIKQNLLAELNRDNIPNFQNISPLFLGKYFDAENRYSIPYTFGTAGIAYDSSVVTPAPDSWTVLWDTQYKNQFSMLDDQRETIGAALKMLGYSLNTTDPNEIKAAKEKLIAQKPIVKQYKSEAEELLIAGDVVMAHCWSGDAFRATETRPTIRYVIPKEGSSQFIDAVCIPKSAPHKALAEQFLNYLLRPEVNAKITAFTKYGTCVPMAKEHLPEHLREHKFIYPPAEVLESLEWLKDPGDFTRHYNRAWEEIKAK from the coding sequence ATGCGCCACAGATACATCTTCTGCGTCCTGATACTCGTCGCACTTTTCATCGGCAATAGCGATGGACAGAAGAAACAACTCAATGTCTTTACATGGGCGGGTTACGTCAGTGACGACATCCGCGAGGGATTTGAAAAGGAATACGGGGTGAATGTCCTCATTGATACTTATGCGAGCAACGAGGATCTCCTTGCCAAGTTGTTAGCAGGTGCAACGGGATACGACATCATTATGCCATCCGACTATATGGTGTCGATCTTAATCAAACAAAACCTGTTAGCTGAACTAAACCGCGACAACATCCCTAACTTCCAGAATATTAGTCCGCTGTTCCTCGGCAAATACTTCGATGCCGAAAACCGATATTCTATTCCTTACACATTCGGCACTGCGGGGATCGCCTATGATTCGTCCGTCGTCACACCGGCACCCGACAGTTGGACAGTGCTTTGGGACACGCAATACAAGAACCAATTCAGCATGTTAGACGACCAACGCGAGACCATCGGTGCTGCGCTAAAAATGCTCGGATACAGCCTCAACACCACCGATCCAAATGAAATTAAAGCGGCGAAAGAGAAACTTATCGCCCAGAAACCGATCGTGAAACAGTATAAAAGCGAGGCAGAAGAACTCCTTATTGCCGGGGACGTCGTCATGGCACACTGCTGGAGCGGCGATGCGTTCCGTGCGACCGAAACCCGTCCGACAATCCGATACGTCATCCCCAAAGAAGGGTCCAGTCAGTTTATAGACGCGGTCTGCATTCCGAAATCCGCACCGCATAAGGCACTCGCCGAGCAATTTCTCAATTATTTGCTCCGTCCCGAAGTGAATGCCAAGATTACCGCTTTCACGAAATACGGCACCTGTGTGCCTATGGCGAAAGAACACTTACCGGAACATCTACGGGAACACAAATTCATCTATCCGCCAGCAGAGGTTTTGGAATCCCTTGAATGGCTGAAAGATCCGGGGGATTTTACGAGGCACTACAACCGAGCATGGGAAGAGATTAAGGCAAAATAA
- a CDS encoding TIM barrel protein, translated as MATQTPLQNIAPGMKVTAQMSPEPSEADLQLAKQMDVEYVVLWTNGENANYDYFMSRREIFENAGLKIYGFGNSDVHNQDGIVLNLENRDAKIEQYKRYIRDLGRAGIPYTTYAHMGNGIWSTERETTRGGASARAFNLDVAQEGHWGGKLYPMPLSHGREFSEDEIWDNYAYFIKQAAPVAEEAGVMIGIHPDDPPAVHLAGIPRCIFSSFEGYKRALEIADSPNVGMCFCVGCWLEGGELMGKDVIESIRYFGERNKIFKVHFRNVDQPLPHFVETFVDNGYQDMYHVAKVLREVNFNGVLIPDHIPQMGDDGRVGTAYTIAYMNALVKRANEEVAA; from the coding sequence ATGGCAACGCAAACCCCATTACAAAACATTGCACCCGGTATGAAAGTCACGGCACAGATGTCACCGGAACCGAGCGAGGCAGATTTGCAGCTTGCCAAGCAGATGGATGTCGAATACGTCGTCCTCTGGACAAACGGCGAAAATGCAAATTACGACTATTTCATGAGTCGCCGTGAGATATTTGAGAACGCAGGACTCAAAATTTATGGGTTCGGCAACAGCGATGTCCACAATCAGGACGGGATTGTGCTGAACTTAGAGAACCGCGACGCGAAGATCGAACAGTATAAACGATACATTCGCGACCTCGGTAGAGCAGGGATTCCGTATACAACCTACGCACACATGGGCAACGGCATCTGGAGCACCGAACGTGAGACAACCCGGGGAGGGGCAAGCGCGCGGGCATTTAACCTCGACGTAGCACAGGAAGGGCACTGGGGCGGTAAATTGTATCCGATGCCGCTTTCACACGGACGCGAATTCAGCGAGGACGAGATCTGGGACAACTACGCCTATTTCATCAAGCAAGCTGCGCCCGTTGCAGAAGAAGCAGGCGTGATGATCGGTATCCACCCCGATGACCCACCCGCGGTGCATCTCGCAGGAATTCCGAGGTGTATCTTCAGCAGTTTTGAGGGTTATAAACGTGCCCTTGAAATCGCCGATAGTCCGAACGTCGGTATGTGTTTCTGTGTGGGTTGTTGGCTGGAGGGCGGTGAACTCATGGGCAAAGATGTCATTGAATCCATCCGTTACTTCGGCGAGCGGAACAAAATCTTCAAAGTTCATTTCCGCAACGTCGATCAGCCACTTCCACATTTCGTTGAGACCTTCGTTGACAACGGTTATCAGGATATGTACCACGTCGCGAAAGTGCTCCGCGAGGTTAATTTCAACGGCGTGCTGATCCCCGACCATATCCCACAAATGGGCGATGACGGTCGCGTCGGCACAGCATATACGATCGCCTACATGAATGCACTCGTGAAACGAGCGAATGAGGAGGTCGCCGCGTGA